One window of the Candidatus Hydrogenedentota bacterium genome contains the following:
- the rpsU gene encoding 30S ribosomal protein S21, whose translation MTKVRVKTDEPFEKALRRFKKKCNKEGLMQRLKEVKYYEKPSDRRRRRLAKAISRSVLEES comes from the coding sequence GTGACAAAGGTTCGCGTGAAGACCGATGAGCCCTTCGAGAAGGCCCTGCGCCGCTTCAAGAAGAAGTGCAACAAGGAAGGCCTGATGCAGCGGCTCAAGGAAGTCAAGTACTACGAGAAGCCGTCGGACCGCCGCCGCCGCAGGCTGGCGAAGGCGATCTCCCGTTCGGTGCTGGAAGAGAGCTGA
- a CDS encoding amidohydrolase family protein: MKRRTFLKKAGAFSAAFMGAGLACGEGAADNAPPPFLIVDTHVHFWDTARLRYPWLENSALLNRPYLPRDFDEAVGPVKVGKIVFVEAACAEGQAQAEVDWVTALAKTEPRIQGIVANAPLEQGEAVLPRLEALAANPLVKGVRRFFPTDKEAPHGLLPALAKGVQCLERFRLCFDLGLQRGQIPVALELVRQCPNIKFMLNHIGVPDIKANALEPWRQEIRSLAAFPNVYCKMSGAATLADHESWTPEDLRPALEHIVECFGFERTAFGSDWPVMLSATTYPRWVAAAAWAVKGCSEAEMRRLFCDTAVDFYGLPSAPNA; encoded by the coding sequence ATGAAGCGGCGCACTTTCCTGAAAAAGGCCGGGGCGTTTTCCGCCGCGTTCATGGGAGCGGGTCTTGCCTGCGGGGAGGGCGCGGCGGACAACGCCCCGCCTCCATTCCTCATCGTTGACACGCACGTCCATTTCTGGGACACGGCCCGGTTGCGTTACCCGTGGCTGGAAAATTCGGCGCTGTTGAACCGTCCCTATCTGCCGCGCGATTTCGATGAGGCCGTCGGGCCTGTCAAAGTCGGGAAAATTGTGTTTGTGGAGGCGGCCTGCGCCGAGGGCCAGGCCCAGGCCGAGGTGGACTGGGTCACGGCGCTGGCGAAAACCGAGCCGCGCATTCAGGGCATCGTGGCCAACGCGCCCCTCGAGCAGGGGGAGGCCGTCCTGCCCAGGCTCGAGGCGCTGGCCGCCAATCCCCTGGTGAAGGGGGTCCGGCGCTTTTTCCCGACAGACAAAGAGGCCCCGCACGGGCTGCTTCCCGCGCTGGCCAAAGGCGTGCAGTGTCTGGAACGGTTCAGGCTGTGTTTCGACCTCGGACTCCAACGCGGCCAAATACCCGTCGCCCTGGAATTGGTGCGGCAGTGCCCCAACATCAAGTTCATGCTGAACCACATCGGTGTGCCGGACATCAAGGCCAACGCGTTAGAACCATGGCGGCAGGAAATCCGTTCGCTGGCTGCGTTCCCCAACGTTTACTGTAAAATGTCAGGCGCGGCCACCCTGGCCGACCATGAATCCTGGACACCCGAAGACCTCCGGCCGGCACTGGAACATATTGTTGAATGCTTTGGGTTCGAACGCACGGCCTTTGGCAGCGACTGGCCCGTCATGCTGTCGGCCACCACCTACCCGCGCTGGGTTGCGGCGGCCGCCTGGGCCGTCAAGGGCTGTTCCGAAGCGGAGATGCGCCGCTTGTTCTGTGACACCGCAGTGGACTTTTACGGCTTGCCGTCGGCTCCCAATGCCTGA
- a CDS encoding extracellular solute-binding protein → MALFLCLISALISGCGGGLQDQGTVLSFSFWGNYKDLEFFKAVAAGFEEAHPDTRIELRYTPNEYGEKLQLQLMSNSAADLILMDDEPFPSYSVRGYLEDLRPFIARDSVPVDAFWPTALDAFTYNGEIGALCWTGVPTMMFYNKDLFDAAGEPYPPDDWTWEDFRRIAKTLTRDTNGDGHPDQWGAQMVLGWLDSQPLFWSYGADFLNPDRTAASTDTPEALAAIQFLRNMRVNDGSTIGWADQQGQNRETQILTGRVAMTYGGWFLAQLLGGVKDGMRWGACHLPRGPSGRRHTRVTWDGISINRHRQDMENPNLPEARRVEIARRKELAWLFVKHMVSEDVQALAAKMGRGIPITREWAERHFVDPESEADEHLALETFSFGKLTPVTDRFYALRRVIDLNMGYLEREDISLRRTPEEVVAGLQRDINTVLARGREELETGRRRAAARDPRLYRVAGALLLLALAAGAAALARRTSHAVEDFRALARSSRRRREAFWGVLFASPWLLGFCLFLAFPILFSLVLSFSYWDPYEPVNSRVFVGMDNYVRAFTADPMVWFSLRKSLTYAFVAVPVTLACALGLAMLLNQKVRGVGVFRTIFYIPNVVGGVATAIMWNYLFNPVFGPVNGFIRALNRGLAALSPDLAQLPLPGWLNDPRWAMPSMFLMMLWATGGGAMIIFLAGLQGVPAQLYEAAELDGAGHWRKFWNVTLPMLTPTIYFNLIMGMIGALQVFMQAFVLMGKDGGWENQLLFFVLYLYRKGFLDYEFGYAAALAWMLFAIILALTLLVVRTSRSWVYYEGENR, encoded by the coding sequence TTGGCGTTGTTTCTGTGCCTGATTTCCGCGCTCATATCCGGATGCGGCGGGGGTCTTCAGGACCAGGGCACGGTCCTGTCGTTCAGTTTTTGGGGGAACTACAAGGACCTGGAGTTTTTCAAGGCGGTGGCGGCGGGCTTTGAGGAGGCGCATCCGGACACGCGCATAGAGCTGCGCTACACGCCGAACGAGTACGGGGAGAAACTCCAGCTCCAGTTGATGAGCAATTCGGCGGCGGACCTAATCCTGATGGACGACGAGCCGTTTCCGTCCTATTCTGTGCGGGGCTATCTGGAGGACCTGCGCCCGTTTATCGCGCGGGACAGCGTCCCCGTGGATGCGTTCTGGCCGACGGCCCTGGACGCGTTCACGTACAACGGCGAAATCGGCGCGCTGTGCTGGACCGGCGTTCCCACGATGATGTTCTACAACAAGGACCTCTTCGACGCCGCGGGGGAGCCCTACCCCCCGGACGACTGGACCTGGGAGGACTTCCGGCGAATCGCGAAAACACTGACGCGGGACACGAACGGGGACGGGCATCCGGACCAGTGGGGCGCGCAGATGGTCCTCGGCTGGCTCGACAGCCAGCCACTTTTCTGGAGTTACGGGGCGGACTTTTTGAACCCGGATCGGACTGCGGCGTCGACGGACACGCCGGAGGCGCTGGCGGCCATCCAGTTTCTCCGGAACATGCGGGTGAACGACGGCTCGACCATCGGCTGGGCGGACCAGCAGGGACAGAACCGGGAGACGCAAATCCTCACGGGCCGGGTGGCCATGACCTACGGCGGCTGGTTCCTGGCGCAGTTGCTGGGGGGGGTGAAGGACGGCATGCGCTGGGGCGCGTGCCACCTGCCCAGGGGGCCGTCGGGACGGCGCCATACCCGCGTCACCTGGGACGGCATCAGCATCAACCGCCACCGACAGGACATGGAGAACCCGAACCTGCCGGAGGCGCGGCGCGTTGAAATCGCGCGGAGGAAGGAGCTAGCCTGGCTGTTTGTGAAGCATATGGTGAGCGAGGACGTGCAGGCATTGGCCGCGAAAATGGGCCGGGGCATCCCCATCACCCGCGAATGGGCGGAGCGCCACTTCGTGGACCCGGAGTCGGAGGCGGACGAGCATCTCGCCCTGGAGACCTTCTCGTTCGGAAAACTCACGCCGGTGACGGACCGTTTCTACGCACTGCGCCGCGTGATTGACCTGAACATGGGCTATCTGGAGCGGGAGGACATCTCCCTGCGCCGCACGCCGGAGGAGGTGGTGGCCGGACTGCAACGGGACATCAACACCGTGTTGGCGAGAGGCCGGGAGGAACTGGAGACCGGCCGGCGACGGGCCGCGGCCCGCGACCCGCGCCTCTACAGGGTTGCCGGGGCGCTGCTGCTGCTGGCGCTGGCGGCGGGCGCGGCGGCCCTGGCGCGGCGCACCTCCCACGCGGTGGAGGATTTCCGTGCCCTGGCGCGCAGTTCCAGGCGCCGGCGCGAGGCCTTCTGGGGCGTGCTCTTCGCGTCACCCTGGCTGCTGGGCTTTTGCCTGTTCCTCGCCTTCCCCATCCTGTTCAGCCTGGTGCTCAGTTTCAGCTACTGGGACCCCTATGAACCCGTGAACAGCCGCGTCTTCGTCGGCATGGACAACTATGTCCGCGCCTTCACGGCGGACCCGATGGTGTGGTTCTCCCTGCGCAAGTCCCTCACCTACGCCTTCGTCGCCGTGCCGGTCACCCTCGCCTGCGCCCTGGGCCTGGCCATGCTGCTGAACCAGAAGGTGCGCGGCGTCGGCGTGTTCCGCACCATCTTCTACATCCCCAACGTGGTGGGCGGCGTGGCCACGGCCATCATGTGGAACTACCTGTTCAACCCGGTCTTCGGCCCCGTCAACGGGTTCATCCGCGCGCTGAACCGGGGCCTCGCGGCGCTTTCGCCGGATTTGGCGCAGTTGCCGCTTCCGGGCTGGCTCAACGACCCCCGCTGGGCCATGCCGTCCATGTTCCTGATGATGCTCTGGGCCACGGGCGGCGGCGCGATGATTATCTTCCTCGCCGGGCTCCAGGGGGTTCCGGCGCAGTTGTACGAGGCCGCGGAACTGGACGGCGCGGGCCACTGGCGGAAGTTCTGGAACGTGACCCTGCCCATGCTGACCCCTACCATCTACTTCAACCTCATCATGGGGATGATCGGCGCGCTCCAGGTCTTCATGCAGGCCTTCGTGCTCATGGGCAAGGACGGGGGCTGGGAGAACCAACTGCTCTTCTTCGTGCTGTACCTCTACCGGAAGGGCTTCCTCGACTACGAGTTCGGCTACGCCGCCGCCCTCGCCTGGATGCTCTTCGCAATCATTCTCGCCCTCACCCTGCTGGTCGTCCGGACCAGCAGGTCCTGGGTCTACTATGAGGGGGAAAACCGGTGA
- a CDS encoding type II toxin-antitoxin system HicA family toxin — MPPFPEDAALEQVMRAFERLGFKEVRRGNHISMLRENADGTRTPLTMPSHRKIKGSTLRTILTQAKISREDFLQAFNAT; from the coding sequence ATGCCCCCCTTTCCCGAAGACGCGGCATTGGAGCAAGTCATGCGGGCCTTTGAACGTCTTGGATTTAAGGAGGTCCGCAGGGGAAATCACATCTCAATGCTCCGCGAGAATGCGGACGGGACGCGGACGCCGCTCACCATGCCCTCCCACCGAAAGATCAAGGGTTCGACACTCCGCACCATCCTTACCCAGGCAAAGATATCCCGTGAAGATTTCCTCCAAGCGTTTAACGCCACCTGA
- a CDS encoding type II toxin-antitoxin system HicB family antitoxin, with protein MYHAVKVVVEHYADGYVAYPLGLKGVIVGQGDTYAEALQDVESAISFHVGSFGEDVLNPDPESPVLEAFVAEAGVHV; from the coding sequence GTGTATCATGCCGTAAAAGTCGTGGTGGAGCATTATGCCGACGGGTATGTCGCCTACCCGCTTGGGCTGAAGGGGGTTATTGTCGGCCAAGGGGACACCTATGCCGAAGCATTGCAGGACGTGGAATCCGCCATCAGTTTCCATGTCGGAAGTTTTGGAGAAGATGTCCTCAATCCCGACCCTGAGTCTCCCGTGCTTGAGGCTTTTGTCGCTGAAGCGGGTGTCCACGTGTAA